The Acetomicrobium flavidum genome window below encodes:
- a CDS encoding hydrogenase large subunit produces the protein MALGENKTYTIPIGPVHVGLKEPITAWLQVDGERIVDVRIRPGAIHRGIEYMARERNPIQVIYLAERICGICSFAHIISFVRAVEDAAGIPVPSRAKYIRTILLELERVHSHILWAGVACYTFGYDSAFNLGMLLREKVMDVLEAMTGNRVNYGVGTVGGVRRDITPKVADAIKEMLDYYNREFSYFYNAVTEDPIVKARMRDIGVLSYEDAVRYCAVGPTARASGLRTDLRWSSPYEAYADLEVEPIVPQDYFGKARGDIFDRFFVRVMEVYQSLEIIKKCMDGLPEGPIMHEPKPAKLLNILKDADGVGQSSIEAPRGDDTHVIRLKKGEENVTWWKVRAPTYANAMSWPIMFKNQEIADAPLIINSIDPCISCMERVLVVDEKGSSSVATKEELIKMCRDKTRRLMRR, from the coding sequence ATGGCTCTTGGTGAAAATAAAACCTACACCATTCCAATTGGCCCCGTTCACGTCGGCTTAAAGGAGCCCATAACCGCTTGGTTGCAAGTGGACGGCGAGAGGATAGTCGACGTGCGCATCAGGCCGGGTGCAATACATAGGGGAATAGAATATATGGCAAGGGAAAGGAATCCCATACAGGTCATATATCTGGCAGAAAGGATATGCGGTATCTGTTCGTTTGCTCATATCATTTCCTTTGTCAGAGCTGTGGAGGATGCGGCGGGCATCCCCGTGCCGTCCAGGGCGAAATATATACGGACCATATTATTGGAGCTTGAGCGTGTCCATTCTCATATATTGTGGGCTGGGGTTGCATGCTATACCTTTGGTTATGACTCGGCCTTTAACCTTGGGATGCTCCTCAGGGAAAAAGTCATGGACGTATTGGAGGCCATGACGGGCAACAGGGTAAACTATGGCGTAGGCACCGTTGGGGGAGTGCGACGCGATATTACACCTAAAGTAGCAGATGCCATAAAAGAAATGCTCGATTACTACAATCGCGAGTTCTCGTACTTCTATAATGCCGTTACAGAAGACCCTATCGTAAAGGCTAGGATGAGAGATATAGGCGTATTGTCCTATGAAGATGCCGTTAGGTATTGTGCGGTAGGGCCCACTGCCAGAGCAAGTGGGCTTCGAACCGACCTTAGATGGTCGTCTCCTTACGAGGCTTACGCAGATCTCGAAGTAGAGCCTATCGTCCCTCAGGATTATTTCGGGAAGGCCCGCGGAGATATCTTTGACAGATTTTTTGTGAGGGTAATGGAGGTCTATCAGTCCCTGGAGATAATAAAGAAGTGCATGGACGGCCTGCCGGAAGGGCCCATCATGCATGAGCCAAAGCCTGCAAAGCTGCTGAACATATTGAAAGATGCAGACGGGGTGGGGCAGTCCTCCATAGAGGCTCCAAGGGGCGATGACACCCACGTCATTAGGCTGAAAAAAGGCGAGGAAAACGTGACATGGTGGAAGGTCAGGGCTCCAACTTACGCCAACGCAATGTCATGGCCGATAATGTTTAAGAACCAGGAAATAGCCGATGCGCCTTTGATCATAAATAGCATAGATCCCTGCATATCCTGCATGGAAAGAGTGCTGGTTGTGGACGAAAAAGGTTCCTCTTCTGTAGCAACTAAAGAAGAGCTTATCAAGATGTGTCGCGACAAGACTAGGAGGCTGATGCGTCGATGA
- a CDS encoding respiratory chain complex I subunit 1 family protein, translating to MNLLFSKIISGFALFCLVIIIALLYEGIDRILHARMQKRFGPPLLQPFYDVIKLLGKESIVPRRAVRAIFQASPWMSMALVLLIFLYIPIGSIPPIMAGNGDIILILYLLAASAVMMVIGGFASGSPYANVGSQREMVLMMSYELPLALVTLTLAWVMYKKGVPGAPFSLETFVTVPVWNTVGFIGGMGLFSLLLALLGVVPAEVGKVPMDIAEAKTEILEGLLVEYSGRNLALFKLTFALRSLAMSALLVPLFFPFSLGKILGLHGAYFVVVDFLWFWVKVLLVQIAAITIVRTMYGRFKIWQASQFYWFQMGGLALAGMILVTLDVVLF from the coding sequence ATGAACCTGCTTTTTTCCAAAATCATATCCGGCTTTGCTCTCTTTTGTCTCGTCATAATCATTGCCCTTCTGTATGAGGGGATCGACAGGATCCTGCACGCCAGGATGCAGAAACGCTTTGGTCCGCCCCTGCTGCAGCCATTTTATGACGTGATAAAGCTTCTTGGTAAGGAATCGATAGTCCCAAGGAGGGCGGTAAGGGCTATATTTCAGGCATCTCCGTGGATGTCTATGGCATTGGTGTTACTGATATTTCTTTACATACCCATTGGGTCCATCCCGCCCATAATGGCCGGGAACGGCGACATCATCCTGATCCTTTACCTGCTGGCGGCATCGGCAGTGATGATGGTCATTGGAGGATTCGCCAGCGGTTCGCCTTACGCGAACGTTGGTTCTCAACGTGAGATGGTCCTCATGATGAGCTATGAACTTCCTTTAGCTCTAGTGACGCTTACTTTAGCGTGGGTGATGTATAAAAAGGGAGTCCCTGGAGCGCCATTTAGCTTAGAGACGTTCGTTACCGTGCCGGTTTGGAACACCGTCGGGTTCATAGGCGGCATGGGCTTGTTCTCTTTGCTTCTGGCGTTGCTTGGCGTGGTTCCGGCAGAGGTGGGCAAGGTTCCCATGGATATCGCTGAGGCGAAGACCGAGATCCTCGAAGGTCTTTTGGTCGAGTATTCGGGGAGAAATTTAGCGCTTTTTAAGCTGACCTTTGCCTTGAGATCCCTTGCGATGTCGGCATTGCTGGTTCCCTTGTTTTTCCCCTTCTCGTTGGGCAAAATCCTTGGCCTGCACGGCGCATACTTTGTTGTGGTTGACTTTTTATGGTTTTGGGTAAAGGTCTTACTTGTTCAAATTGCGGCCATAACGATAGTTAGGACGATGTACGGAAGATTTAAAATATGGCAGGCCTCACAGTTTTACTGGTTTCAAATGGGGGGACTGGCATTGGCGGGCATGATACTCGTTACGCTCGATGTGGTGCTCTTTTAG
- a CDS encoding 4Fe-4S binding protein: MINKMLFIILKQLFKKPFTNLFPLAHIPDRLSTVIKKAESGELEINPPLPTPENFRGRISYDKNKCIGCRLCIRVCPANAISYVAEEKKIKVHVDRCCFCAQCTEICPVQCLSMSDEFLLASYNRKEQVVTGNNG, from the coding sequence TTGATAAACAAAATGTTGTTCATCATCTTAAAGCAACTTTTTAAGAAGCCCTTTACTAACCTGTTTCCCCTTGCGCATATACCGGATCGATTGTCCACTGTGATAAAAAAAGCTGAATCCGGCGAGCTCGAGATCAATCCACCTCTGCCTACTCCCGAAAACTTCAGGGGAAGGATTTCGTACGATAAAAACAAATGCATAGGATGCAGGTTGTGCATCAGAGTATGTCCTGCAAATGCCATATCCTACGTTGCTGAGGAGAAGAAGATCAAAGTGCATGTGGACAGATGCTGTTTTTGTGCCCAGTGTACCGAGATTTGTCCTGTGCAGTGTTTGTCCATGAGCGATGAGTTCTTGTTGGCCTCTTACAATCGAAAAGAGCAGGTTGTGACGGGAAATAACGGCTAA
- the gltX gene encoding glutamate--tRNA ligase: MNEEVRVRFAPSPTGNLHIGGAHTALFNWLWARHTGGKFVLRIEDSDRERSTKEFEESIYLGLRWLGLLWDEGPEVGGPHGPYRQSERLDIYHSYAEKLLNDGLAYREGEAIIFRVIPGEVVSFDDIVYGHIEVKSETLKDIVLIKSDGMPTYNYAVVIDDFTMWITHVIRGEDHIANTPKQILLYKAFGWDVPQFAHLPMILGKDKKKLSKRHGATNVLEYKDMGFLPEALFNFLSLLGWSPGNDREIFSIQEAIEWFDIKDVNKRAAVFDMDKLRHINQEHIKLMDPQSRLEAVKPFWKALGLPFEQHDPQYLAKVLEIMEGRGQTLRELAEYTDYFLTFEPVKARVDREYVETSKDILRPFCEEMIKLPQWDTKTLEEFARRWSEERQVPLKKIAMPLRILLTGTKVSPGIFEVIELLGPEETKKRLAYWEIL, from the coding sequence ATGAATGAAGAGGTAAGGGTTCGTTTTGCTCCAAGCCCAACGGGAAACCTTCACATTGGAGGTGCTCACACTGCTCTTTTTAACTGGCTCTGGGCCAGGCACACGGGCGGCAAATTTGTGCTTCGCATAGAGGACTCGGACAGAGAACGTTCAACCAAGGAATTTGAGGAAAGCATATATTTGGGCTTAAGATGGCTGGGATTGCTTTGGGACGAAGGCCCTGAGGTTGGTGGCCCTCATGGACCTTATCGGCAATCAGAAAGGCTAGACATCTATCACAGCTATGCAGAAAAACTCTTAAACGATGGGCTTGCCTACAGAGAAGGAGAGGCCATCATTTTCAGGGTAATTCCCGGGGAAGTCGTATCCTTTGATGATATCGTCTATGGCCATATCGAGGTCAAAAGCGAGACCTTAAAGGACATCGTCCTCATAAAAAGCGACGGCATGCCCACATACAACTACGCCGTAGTCATCGACGATTTTACAATGTGGATCACTCACGTGATAAGGGGCGAGGATCATATAGCCAATACCCCAAAACAGATTTTGCTATACAAGGCCTTTGGCTGGGACGTTCCTCAGTTTGCCCATCTTCCCATGATACTGGGAAAGGACAAAAAGAAGCTCTCCAAGCGCCATGGAGCAACAAACGTCCTCGAATACAAGGACATGGGCTTTTTGCCGGAGGCATTGTTCAACTTCCTATCACTACTAGGTTGGTCGCCGGGAAATGACAGGGAGATATTTTCCATTCAGGAAGCGATCGAATGGTTCGACATAAAGGACGTAAACAAACGTGCTGCCGTTTTCGACATGGACAAATTACGCCACATTAACCAGGAACACATCAAGCTCATGGACCCGCAAAGCCGGCTTGAGGCAGTTAAACCTTTTTGGAAGGCCCTGGGTCTCCCCTTTGAGCAGCATGACCCTCAATACCTTGCAAAGGTCCTGGAAATAATGGAAGGAAGAGGGCAAACTTTAAGGGAGCTTGCAGAGTATACAGACTACTTCCTTACCTTCGAGCCCGTTAAGGCAAGGGTGGACAGGGAGTATGTCGAAACTTCAAAGGATATCCTTCGCCCTTTCTGCGAGGAGATGATAAAGCTTCCTCAATGGGATACCAAGACCTTGGAGGAATTTGCCAGAAGGTGGAGCGAGGAAAGACAAGTGCCGCTTAAAAAGATCGCGATGCCCTTAAGGATACTTTTGACCGGCACCAAAGTCAGCCCAGGCATATTTGAGGTAATAGAGCTGCTCGGTCCGGAGGAAACCAAAAAGAGACTTGCTTACTGGGAAATTTTATGA
- the polA gene encoding DNA polymerase I, translating to MSGERILLVDGHALAFRAYYALPELNAPDGTPTNAVLGFINMLLKIINDEAPDRVVVFFDAKGETFRHEAYKEYKENRPPAPEEFKSQIFIIKELMKRFGYPVIEIEGVEADDAIASCAHRLKEKGEILVLTADKDMLQLIRTNVKVLRPIKGVSVFKTYDEKAFEDEFGFPPSSFPDYLALIGDKVDNIPGVPGIGPKRASALIQKYGTLENLFEHLDELPEKIAHLLRDRKEELFQWRELIRLRDTLNIDPKTLEHNGRRDDEALVEIFNKLGFKQIPERLGLTAKKEEARRGVSGTLSETEDIRPDVYSGKAVALAYAGEGRYPQGYKVSECVIAEGDDSLNVVDLTETAGLEALIEKIRGRKVLLWGYKELTTALRRPPCAPHEAWDGKIAYYLLHPDYATSKEGLSEIKRLRQCEMGLDREALSLFDIYEKLTSQFDQELNELMYKIDMPLSVVLSKMEVHGIRLNLDLLWEIKGELERTLEDVEASIDMAAGSKVNLNSPKQVGWLLFDHLKLPVIKRTKTGYSTDVTVLEELSRLNRPEALVAKLLLDHRELSKMLSGFVQPLIDAIDPKTGKVHTTFEHTSTGTGRLSSRDPNLQNLPAYGDWAKKLKEAFIPSNSDGIFIGADYSQIELRVLAHISGDEKLREAFERGRDIHAETAAWVFGVEPEDVTSELRRMAKMINFGLLYGMTPYGLASRLGISRDEAKAIIDRYFSGFPRVKEYIEKSYEEAKNRGYSLSIFGRRRPLNEVTTVEGNSTAALKRVAINTPIQSSAADIAKMAMIRFDEALQKEHIDAALVLQIHDSLICECHEKDEGAVSDLLKRSMEHVIRLSVPLEVNLKSGRSLAEV from the coding sequence TTGAGCGGAGAAAGGATCCTTTTGGTAGATGGACATGCCTTGGCGTTTAGGGCCTACTACGCCTTGCCCGAACTTAATGCCCCAGATGGCACTCCTACCAATGCCGTGCTTGGCTTTATAAACATGCTTCTTAAGATAATAAACGACGAAGCTCCCGATCGTGTAGTGGTATTTTTCGATGCTAAGGGCGAAACCTTTAGACACGAGGCATATAAGGAATATAAAGAAAATAGACCCCCCGCACCGGAGGAATTTAAGTCTCAGATCTTCATAATCAAGGAACTCATGAAGCGTTTCGGCTACCCCGTTATTGAGATCGAGGGGGTTGAGGCGGATGATGCCATAGCTTCATGTGCCCATCGCTTGAAAGAAAAGGGAGAAATCCTCGTCTTAACGGCTGATAAGGACATGCTTCAACTGATACGAACAAACGTCAAAGTATTAAGGCCGATAAAGGGTGTCTCGGTGTTTAAGACGTATGACGAAAAGGCCTTTGAAGACGAGTTCGGCTTTCCGCCTTCTTCCTTCCCTGATTACTTAGCCCTGATCGGTGATAAGGTCGATAACATACCGGGGGTTCCTGGGATCGGACCTAAAAGGGCGTCAGCGTTGATCCAAAAATACGGTACCTTGGAGAATTTATTTGAGCACCTGGACGAGCTTCCCGAAAAGATAGCTCATCTTTTGAGGGACAGAAAAGAAGAGCTGTTTCAGTGGAGGGAGCTTATCCGTCTGCGCGATACCCTAAACATAGATCCTAAAACATTAGAACATAACGGTAGACGCGATGACGAGGCCTTGGTCGAGATATTTAACAAGCTGGGTTTTAAACAAATACCCGAGAGGCTTGGGCTAACGGCGAAAAAAGAAGAAGCAAGAAGGGGCGTTTCAGGGACTTTAAGCGAGACCGAGGACATAAGGCCAGATGTATACAGCGGCAAAGCTGTTGCCTTGGCCTATGCCGGCGAGGGACGTTACCCCCAAGGATACAAGGTTTCTGAATGCGTCATAGCTGAAGGCGACGACTCGCTGAATGTGGTTGATCTGACGGAGACGGCAGGCCTTGAGGCTTTGATCGAAAAGATCAGAGGCCGAAAGGTGTTGCTTTGGGGTTACAAGGAGCTTACCACTGCCCTGAGGCGTCCCCCCTGTGCCCCCCATGAGGCATGGGACGGAAAAATCGCTTACTATCTTCTCCATCCGGATTATGCCACCTCCAAGGAAGGATTAAGCGAGATAAAAAGACTTCGACAATGCGAGATGGGGCTTGATAGGGAAGCTCTATCGCTTTTTGATATATACGAAAAGCTAACATCACAGTTCGATCAGGAACTTAACGAACTCATGTATAAGATAGATATGCCCCTATCGGTCGTGCTCTCCAAGATGGAGGTACACGGCATACGACTGAATTTGGACCTCCTGTGGGAGATTAAGGGCGAACTTGAAAGGACACTTGAGGACGTCGAGGCATCCATCGATATGGCTGCCGGATCTAAGGTTAACCTGAATTCCCCGAAGCAGGTCGGGTGGCTCCTTTTCGATCATCTGAAGTTGCCCGTCATAAAGAGGACCAAGACAGGTTATTCTACTGACGTGACGGTACTTGAGGAACTAAGCCGTTTAAACAGGCCCGAGGCCCTGGTTGCGAAATTATTACTGGACCATAGAGAGCTTTCCAAGATGTTGTCGGGTTTTGTTCAACCGCTAATCGATGCCATAGATCCCAAGACCGGCAAGGTACACACTACCTTTGAACATACAAGCACCGGTACGGGTCGCTTAAGCAGCAGGGATCCAAACTTGCAAAACCTTCCTGCATATGGAGATTGGGCTAAAAAACTGAAAGAGGCCTTTATCCCCAGCAATTCTGACGGGATTTTCATTGGAGCAGATTATTCGCAGATAGAGCTTAGGGTGTTGGCCCATATATCGGGTGACGAGAAGCTCCGAGAGGCCTTTGAAAGAGGAAGGGATATTCATGCCGAGACGGCGGCGTGGGTATTTGGAGTTGAGCCGGAAGATGTCACAAGTGAGCTTAGAAGGATGGCCAAGATGATAAACTTCGGACTGCTTTACGGCATGACACCCTACGGCTTGGCTTCGAGGCTTGGAATAAGCAGGGACGAAGCCAAGGCAATAATAGACCGCTATTTTTCTGGTTTTCCAAGGGTAAAGGAGTACATAGAGAAAAGTTACGAGGAAGCCAAAAATAGAGGTTATAGCCTTTCAATCTTTGGCAGGAGAAGGCCATTGAACGAGGTGACAACCGTAGAGGGAAACAGTACTGCTGCACTAAAAAGGGTTGCCATAAACACGCCAATTCAAAGCAGTGCAGCGGATATAGCAAAGATGGCCATGATACGTTTTGACGAGGCCTTACAAAAAGAGCATATCGACGCTGCATTGGTGCTGCAAATCCACGATTCGCTGATATGCGAGTGTCACGAGAAAGACGAAGGGGCGGTTTCTGATCTGCTTAAAAGAAGCATGGAGCACGTCATAAGGCTTTCAGTGCCCTTGGAAGTCAACCTGAAAAGCGGGCGTTCCTTGGCAGAAGTGTAA